The Longimicrobium sp. nucleotide sequence GCTACCGCTGGCTGGACTGGGCGCGCGGCGTGACGCAGACCAACGCGGGCGACCTCAAGATGGTGACGGAGTGGCGCCGGCTCCCCTTCGTGATCCGCAACCCCGACCCCAGCCCCGCGCCCGGCGACCCGGTGTTCATCGGCGTGGAGCGCACTTCCCGTGAGCAGGAGACTTCGCGATGAAAGGAACCAACCCCTTCGTGGGAAGCTGGACGTACCGCAGCCTCCTCAACGACCCGGCGCTGGCGCCGGACCCGTCCAAGGACCCGCAGCCGTGGGCCGACCTCTTCTTCGGCTACGGCACCATCGTGATCGAGGAGAGCGGGCCGGAGCAGCTCACGGGCAGCATCGGCGGCGGCGGGTGGTCGCTGAACCTGCGCGGCTCCATGAGCTACGGAAACCCGAGCCAGGTGCGCTTCCAGGGGCGCGGCGTGGTGGGCGGCGACGAATGGGTGTACGACTACATCGGGTGGCTGGTGCCCGTGTGGCCCAACAGCACGGACGCCCTGCAGACGCGCGCCATCGTGGGGAGCGTGGTGCGCACCATCCCGCACCCGAGCGGGGGCGGCACGGCGCCGGCGGGGGTGGTGGCGTCGCTCTACGCGGTCCTGGCGAAGTAGCCGGATGACGGACGTCGCGGTGGTGGGCGGCGGCCCGGCCGGGTGCGCCGCCGCGCTCGCCCTCCGCGCCCACGCGCCGGGCCTCTCCGTCACCCTGCTGGAGGCGAGCGCCTACGCCGAGCCGCGCATCGGCGAGACGCTTCCGCCCCCGGCGGCGGAGGTGCTGCGGCGGCTCGGTGTGTGGGACGAGTTCCAGGCTCAGGAGCACCGCCCCGCATACGGCACCTCCGCGGCGTGGGGCGGCGCCCGGCCGCACGACCACGACTTCTTCGGCTCGGTGCACTCGGTGGGATGGCACCTGGACCGCTCCGCCTTCGACGCCATGCTCGCCTCCGCGGCCGAGGGGCGCGGCGTGTCGGTCCGCCGCTCCACGCGCGTCACCGGCGCGGAGCGGGAGGGCGGGGGATGGCGGCTCGCGCTCGACGGCGCGCCCGCGCTCCATGCGCGCTTCGTGATCGACGCCACGGGCCCGTCCGCATCGTTCGCGCGGCGCCACGGCGGTGCGCGGTCGCGCGTGGTGGACCGGCTGGCCGGCTTTGCGCGGTTTCTACGAGAGGCGCGCCCCACCCCCGCGGGGACGCTGGTAGAAGCGTTCCCGGACGGCTGGTGGTACACGGCGGCGCTCCCGGGCGGGTTGCGGGTGGCCGTGTGCATGACGGACAGCGACCTCGCGCGCCCGCTGCGGCTGGACGAGGAGCGGGGGTGGCTGGATGCCCTGCGCGCCGCACCCGTCACCTCGTCCCTCCTCGAGGGCGCCGAGCCGTGCGGGCCGCCGCTGGTGCGCGCGCCACGCTCGCGCCGCCTGGACCCTCCCACGGGCGATGGCTGGCTCGCCGCCGGAGACGCCGCGTCCACCTTCGACCCGCTCTCCTCGCAGGGCGTCCTGAAGGCGCTCCGCTCGGGGATCTTTGCCGCCTACGCCGCCGGCGACCTCCTCACCACGAGCGACGAGCGGGGGATGCGCCGTTACGACCACTTCATCCGGCAGGAGTTCGCCGGCTACCTCCGCGCCCGCTCCCGCTACTACGCGGAGGAGCGCCGCTGGCCCGCCCGCGAATTCTGGCGCCGCCGCCACGCCCCCGAGCCCGCCGCCGCACCCTGACAA carries:
- a CDS encoding NAD(P)/FAD-dependent oxidoreductase gives rise to the protein MTDVAVVGGGPAGCAAALALRAHAPGLSVTLLEASAYAEPRIGETLPPPAAEVLRRLGVWDEFQAQEHRPAYGTSAAWGGARPHDHDFFGSVHSVGWHLDRSAFDAMLASAAEGRGVSVRRSTRVTGAEREGGGWRLALDGAPALHARFVIDATGPSASFARRHGGARSRVVDRLAGFARFLREARPTPAGTLVEAFPDGWWYTAALPGGLRVAVCMTDSDLARPLRLDEERGWLDALRAAPVTSSLLEGAEPCGPPLVRAPRSRRLDPPTGDGWLAAGDAASTFDPLSSQGVLKALRSGIFAAYAAGDLLTTSDERGMRRYDHFIRQEFAGYLRARSRYYAEERRWPAREFWRRRHAPEPAAAP